A region from the Pseudomonas cucumis genome encodes:
- the groL gene encoding chaperonin GroEL (60 kDa chaperone family; promotes refolding of misfolded polypeptides especially under stressful conditions; forms two stacked rings of heptamers to form a barrel-shaped 14mer; ends can be capped by GroES; misfolded proteins enter the barrel where they are refolded when GroES binds) yields the protein MAAKEVKFGDSARKKMLAGVNVLADAVKATLGPKGRNVIIEKSFGAPTITKDGVSVAKEIELKDRFENMGAQLVKDVASRANDDAGDGTTTATVLAQSIVNEGLKAVAAGMNPMDLKRGIDKATIAIVKELKALSKPCADTKAIAQVGTISANSDSSIGDIIAEAMEKVGKEGVITVEEGSGLENELSVVEGMQFDRGYLSPYFVNKPETMTAELDGPLILLVDKKISNIREMLPVLEAVAKAGRPLLIVAEDVEGEALATLVVNNMRGIVKVAAVKAPGFGDRRKAMLQDIAVLTGGTVISEEIGLSLESTTLEHLGNAKRVILSKENTTVIDGAGVEADIQARVLQIRQQVADTSSDYDREKLQERLAKLSGGVAVIKVGAGSEVEMKEKKARVEDALHATRAAVEEGVVPGGGVALVRALQAISELKGDNDDQNVGIQLLRRAVEAPLRQIVANSGDEPSVVVDKVKQGSGNYGYNAATGEYGDMIEMGILDPAKVTRSALQAASSIASLMITTEAMIAEIKEDAPAGGGMPDMGGMGGMGGMM from the coding sequence ATGGCTGCTAAAGAAGTTAAATTCGGCGATTCCGCCCGCAAGAAAATGCTCGCCGGTGTCAACGTCCTGGCTGACGCAGTAAAAGCGACCCTGGGCCCTAAAGGCCGTAACGTGATCATCGAGAAGAGCTTCGGCGCTCCGACCATCACCAAGGACGGCGTTTCCGTCGCCAAAGAAATCGAGCTGAAAGATCGCTTCGAAAACATGGGCGCGCAGCTGGTCAAAGACGTTGCCTCCCGTGCCAACGATGACGCAGGCGACGGTACCACCACCGCTACTGTTCTGGCTCAATCGATCGTCAACGAAGGCCTGAAAGCCGTCGCTGCCGGCATGAACCCGATGGACCTGAAGCGCGGTATCGACAAAGCGACCATCGCGATCGTCAAAGAGCTGAAAGCCCTGTCCAAGCCTTGCGCTGACACCAAGGCCATCGCTCAGGTCGGCACCATCTCGGCCAACTCCGACAGCTCCATCGGCGACATCATTGCCGAAGCCATGGAAAAAGTCGGCAAAGAAGGCGTGATCACTGTTGAAGAAGGCTCGGGCCTGGAAAACGAACTGTCGGTTGTTGAAGGCATGCAGTTCGACCGTGGCTACCTGTCCCCGTACTTCGTCAACAAGCCAGAGACCATGACTGCCGAACTCGACGGTCCGCTGATCCTGCTGGTCGACAAAAAGATCTCCAACATCCGCGAAATGTTGCCAGTCCTGGAAGCCGTTGCCAAAGCCGGCCGTCCACTGCTGATCGTGGCCGAAGACGTTGAAGGCGAAGCCCTGGCGACTCTGGTTGTGAACAACATGCGTGGCATCGTCAAAGTCGCAGCCGTCAAGGCTCCAGGCTTCGGCGACCGTCGCAAGGCCATGCTGCAGGACATCGCCGTTCTGACTGGCGGTACCGTTATCTCCGAAGAGATCGGCCTGAGCCTGGAAAGCACTACCCTGGAACACCTGGGTAATGCCAAGCGCGTGATCCTGTCCAAAGAAAACACCACCGTGATCGACGGCGCCGGCGTTGAAGCTGATATCCAGGCTCGCGTACTGCAAATCCGTCAGCAAGTGGCTGACACTTCGTCCGACTACGACCGTGAAAAACTGCAAGAGCGTCTGGCCAAGCTGTCCGGCGGCGTTGCAGTGATCAAGGTTGGCGCTGGTTCCGAAGTAGAAATGAAAGAGAAGAAAGCCCGCGTTGAAGACGCCCTGCACGCTACCCGTGCAGCCGTTGAAGAAGGCGTGGTACCTGGCGGCGGCGTGGCACTGGTTCGCGCTCTGCAGGCTATCTCCGAGCTCAAAGGCGACAACGATGACCAGAACGTTGGCATCCAGTTGCTGCGTCGCGCTGTTGAAGCGCCACTGCGCCAGATCGTTGCCAACTCCGGCGACGAGCCAAGCGTAGTTGTCGACAAGGTCAAGCAGGGTTCGGGTAACTACGGTTACAACGCTGCGACCGGCGAATACGGCGACATGATCGAAATGGGTATCCTGGACCCGGCTAAAGTGACTCGTTCGGCTCTGCAAGCGGCTTCGTCGATTGCCAGCCTGATGATCACCACCGAAGCCATGATCGCCGAGATCAAGGAAGACGCACCAGCTGGCGGCGGCATGCCAGACATGGGCGGTATGGGTGGCATGGGCGGCATGATGTAA
- a CDS encoding FxsA family protein — translation MRPFLLLFVLFPVLELFVFVKVSGAIGFFPALLLIILGSMLGVFVLRIAGLATALRARESLNRGELPAQTMLEGLMLALAGGLLILPGFVTDVLGLIMLLPISRRLLANKMRLRAEEQAMRQRAFADDLQPRGGPAPQQPLGREPNVIEGEFEHRDSK, via the coding sequence ATGCGCCCTTTTTTATTGCTCTTTGTACTGTTCCCGGTGTTGGAGCTGTTCGTATTCGTCAAGGTCAGTGGGGCGATCGGGTTTTTCCCGGCCCTGCTGCTGATCATTCTCGGCTCGATGCTCGGCGTGTTCGTGCTGCGTATCGCCGGTCTGGCTACTGCGCTACGCGCCCGTGAAAGTCTGAACCGCGGCGAGCTGCCGGCCCAGACCATGCTCGAAGGCCTGATGCTGGCCCTGGCGGGCGGTCTGTTGATCCTGCCGGGCTTCGTCACCGACGTGCTGGGTCTGATCATGTTGCTGCCGATCTCTCGTCGACTGCTGGCCAACAAAATGCGTCTGCGCGCCGAGGAACAAGCGATGCGTCAGCGTGCGTTCGCCGATGACCTTCAGCCACGGGGCGGTCCTGCTCCGCAGCAGCCATTGGGCCGTGAGCCCAATGTGATCGAAGGCGAGTTCGAGCACCGCGACTCCAAGTAA
- a CDS encoding phosphatase PAP2 family protein, with the protein MASTAARPASRPLNVWLCLGVPAIAAITLLLLELTSLDMDLARLFYDPVAGEFIGRHSYFLENILHDRAKQVVIAFSVFAILGFIGSFFLERLKPFKRELGCLVLSLALATSFVTPVKAVTAVQCPWSLEQFGGHETYSELLSPRPHTDKPGRCWPGGHAATGFTLFALFFVLRDRRPRLARKAFVFAFALGSVFSISRMMQGAHFFSHNVWTAIFCWLICLGAYYYILYRPASKAARVVNVEPVSV; encoded by the coding sequence ATGGCTTCGACCGCTGCCCGCCCCGCTTCCAGGCCACTGAATGTCTGGCTGTGCCTGGGAGTGCCCGCCATTGCGGCGATCACCCTGCTGTTGCTCGAACTGACGTCCCTGGACATGGACCTTGCCAGGCTGTTCTACGACCCGGTCGCCGGCGAGTTCATCGGGCGACACAGTTACTTCCTGGAAAACATTTTGCATGACCGGGCCAAGCAAGTGGTCATCGCCTTTTCGGTGTTCGCCATCCTGGGCTTCATCGGCTCTTTTTTCCTGGAAAGGCTCAAACCGTTCAAGCGCGAACTGGGTTGCCTGGTGTTATCTCTGGCGCTGGCAACGTCGTTCGTCACTCCGGTCAAAGCCGTGACCGCAGTGCAATGCCCATGGAGCCTGGAGCAATTCGGCGGGCATGAAACCTACAGCGAACTGCTCAGCCCTCGCCCGCACACCGACAAGCCGGGCCGTTGCTGGCCGGGTGGTCATGCGGCGACCGGTTTCACGTTGTTTGCGCTGTTCTTCGTATTACGCGACCGGCGCCCGCGTCTGGCACGCAAAGCGTTTGTCTTCGCCTTCGCGTTGGGCTCGGTGTTTTCCATCAGCCGGATGATGCAGGGGGCGCACTTCTTTTCGCACAACGTGTGGACGGCAATTTTCTGCTGGTTGATTTGTCTGGGGGCGTATTACTACATCCTTTATCGACCGGCCTCCAAAGCTGCGCGAGTAGTTAACGTGGAGCCTGTCAGCGTCTGA
- a CDS encoding co-chaperone GroES, producing the protein MKLRPLHDRVVVRRSEEEKKTAGGIVLPGSAAEKPNQGEVLAVGPGKALDNGEVRALAVKVGDKVVFGPYSGSNTVKVDGEDLLVIGESEILAVIEG; encoded by the coding sequence ATGAAGCTTCGTCCTCTGCATGACCGCGTCGTCGTCCGTCGCAGCGAAGAAGAAAAGAAAACCGCTGGCGGTATCGTCCTGCCAGGTTCGGCTGCTGAAAAGCCAAACCAGGGTGAAGTCCTCGCTGTAGGCCCAGGTAAAGCACTGGACAACGGTGAAGTGCGTGCGCTGGCCGTGAAAGTGGGTGACAAGGTTGTGTTCGGCCCTTACTCCGGCAGCAACACTGTGAAAGTTGACGGCGAAGACCTGCTGGTCATCGGCGAGAGCGAAATCCTCGCTGTCATCGAAGGCTGA
- a CDS encoding class I SAM-dependent methyltransferase, whose product MAGPIKLDFSEKYDDQHARKYLRKHQEGLGRRLSHWRDEQLARKALMLAGEPGLVLDLPCGAGRFWPLLAEKHNRVIIGADNSESMLKIAMQAQPAEVVKRVQPLHTSAFDIALPDNAVDSIFCMRLLHHIGEAEHRLTILREFERVTRDSVIVSLWVDGNFKAWKRKRSEKRRGQEGYQNRFVLPAATVEKEFEQAGFRIQEQLDFLPLYAMWRVYVLRKR is encoded by the coding sequence ATGGCTGGTCCGATCAAACTCGATTTTTCCGAAAAGTACGACGATCAACACGCCCGGAAATATTTGCGCAAGCATCAGGAGGGGCTCGGCCGCCGACTGTCCCACTGGCGTGACGAACAACTGGCGCGAAAAGCGCTGATGCTGGCCGGTGAGCCTGGGTTGGTCCTCGATTTGCCCTGCGGCGCAGGGCGTTTCTGGCCGCTGCTGGCGGAAAAACACAACCGTGTCATCATCGGCGCCGACAACTCGGAGTCCATGTTGAAGATTGCCATGCAGGCACAACCTGCCGAGGTGGTGAAACGGGTACAACCCTTGCACACTTCTGCATTCGACATTGCCTTGCCCGATAACGCCGTCGACAGCATTTTCTGTATGCGTCTGCTCCATCACATCGGTGAAGCCGAGCATCGACTGACCATCCTGCGCGAATTCGAGCGCGTCACCCGTGACAGCGTGATTGTTTCGTTGTGGGTGGACGGCAATTTCAAGGCCTGGAAACGCAAGCGCTCGGAGAAAAGGCGTGGGCAGGAGGGTTACCAGAATCGATTTGTGTTACCGGCTGCCACGGTTGAAAAGGAATTCGAGCAGGCGGGTTTTCGGATCCAGGAACAACTGGATTTTTTACCGCTCTACGCCATGTGGCGGGTATACGTATTACGCAAGAGGTAA
- a CDS encoding sensor histidine kinase, which produces MEFKQSLAQRIIIAFALMSALVAGAFAMGIVATVHLVEEKLISAGLGGDLQRLLLMDSVSDWSHRPEPDQLFYFSGGPGDFELPKDLRHLDSGFHEVFREQLSYHAMVEIVDGRRYVLMQDQSDFEERERVLFAVVLVGFVLSLALAVFLGWVLARKVMAPVVRLARQVRHRDQLLGLAPPLAPDYAADEVGELAVAFDATLGRLRQALTRERLFTSDVSHELRTPLMVLASSCELLLENPGIDQRGRAQVERIARACAEMRELVQTFLMLARAQHEDASMAPQQTLSQVADGLLSQWREPIEAKGLMLNFEPGNPPDTRYNATLLHAVMGNLLRNALHYTEHGYIRLSLTDTGFVVEDSGVGIPEEKREAMFEPFVRGNEKRGEGLGLGLSLVQRICENQGWSVSLTNMEPNGCRFQVDLSPSVI; this is translated from the coding sequence ATGGAGTTTAAGCAGAGCCTTGCTCAACGGATCATCATCGCCTTTGCATTGATGAGCGCGCTAGTGGCGGGAGCCTTCGCCATGGGCATTGTGGCGACCGTGCACCTGGTGGAAGAAAAACTGATTTCGGCAGGTCTGGGCGGCGATTTGCAACGCCTGTTGCTGATGGACAGCGTGTCGGACTGGAGCCACCGCCCCGAGCCGGACCAGCTGTTCTATTTCAGCGGCGGGCCGGGCGACTTCGAACTGCCCAAGGATTTGCGGCACCTGGACTCGGGCTTTCATGAAGTCTTTCGCGAGCAGCTGTCGTATCACGCGATGGTTGAAATCGTTGACGGTCGGCGTTACGTGCTGATGCAGGACCAGAGCGATTTCGAAGAGCGTGAGCGGGTGCTGTTTGCCGTGGTGCTGGTGGGTTTCGTCCTGAGCCTGGCATTGGCGGTATTTCTGGGCTGGGTGCTGGCGCGCAAAGTCATGGCGCCGGTGGTGCGACTGGCCCGTCAGGTGCGTCATCGGGATCAGCTGCTGGGCCTGGCGCCGCCACTGGCGCCGGACTATGCCGCCGATGAAGTGGGCGAGCTGGCCGTGGCCTTCGACGCCACCCTCGGGCGCTTGCGTCAGGCGTTGACCCGGGAGCGATTGTTCACCAGTGACGTCAGCCACGAGCTGCGGACGCCGTTGATGGTGTTGGCCAGCTCCTGTGAGTTGTTGCTGGAAAACCCCGGCATCGATCAGCGCGGACGTGCCCAGGTCGAGCGAATCGCCCGTGCATGTGCGGAGATGCGCGAGCTGGTGCAAACCTTCCTCATGCTGGCCCGAGCTCAACATGAAGACGCCAGCATGGCCCCCCAGCAGACCCTTAGCCAGGTAGCCGACGGGCTGCTCAGTCAATGGCGCGAGCCGATCGAAGCCAAGGGCCTGATGCTGAACTTTGAGCCGGGCAATCCGCCGGACACCCGTTATAACGCGACCCTTTTACATGCGGTGATGGGCAACCTGTTGCGTAATGCGCTGCATTACACCGAGCATGGCTACATCCGCCTTTCCCTGACGGATACAGGGTTCGTGGTGGAAGACAGTGGCGTGGGCATTCCCGAGGAAAAACGCGAGGCGATGTTCGAGCCGTTCGTGCGCGGCAACGAGAAACGCGGCGAGGGCCTGGGGCTGGGGCTGTCGCTGGTGCAGCGGATTTGCGAGAATCAGGGCTGGAGCGTCAGCCTGACCAACATGGAGCCCAATGGTTGCCGTTTTCAGGTGGATTTGAGTCCGTCCGTGATCTGA
- a CDS encoding HugZ family pyridoxamine 5'-phosphate oxidase, translating to MSIKVAKNARELLLKEYRGVLSTHSKAMPGFPFGSVVPYCLDEQGRPLILISRIAQHTHNLQKDPKCSLLVGEREAEDVQAVGRLTYLAEAEKLQDPTAIEAAAERYYRYFPDSQNYHKAHDFDFWVLNEVRHRYIGGFGAIHWIDQLTLANPFAGKAEVSMVEHMNADHAKAIAHYVELAGLPKTAPAQLAGIDTEGMHLRIGQGLYWLPFQTPCNTPTQVREALVFLAHAEHWPKNEVADA from the coding sequence TTGAGCATTAAAGTTGCTAAGAACGCCCGAGAATTGCTTCTCAAGGAATACCGTGGAGTGCTGTCGACCCACTCCAAAGCGATGCCCGGTTTTCCGTTTGGCTCCGTGGTTCCCTATTGCCTGGATGAGCAGGGCCGGCCGCTGATCCTTATCAGCCGCATCGCTCAGCACACTCACAACCTGCAGAAAGATCCAAAATGCTCGCTGCTGGTGGGTGAGCGTGAAGCCGAAGACGTACAAGCCGTTGGTCGCCTGACTTACCTCGCTGAGGCAGAAAAGCTTCAAGACCCCACTGCCATCGAGGCGGCAGCCGAGCGTTACTACCGCTATTTCCCCGATTCGCAGAACTATCACAAAGCCCACGATTTCGATTTCTGGGTACTCAACGAGGTACGTCACCGCTACATCGGCGGTTTCGGTGCGATCCACTGGATCGATCAGTTGACCCTCGCCAACCCGTTCGCCGGCAAGGCCGAAGTGAGCATGGTCGAGCACATGAATGCTGATCACGCTAAAGCCATCGCTCACTACGTCGAGCTGGCGGGGCTGCCGAAAACCGCTCCGGCGCAATTGGCCGGTATCGACACCGAAGGCATGCACTTGCGCATCGGTCAGGGGCTCTACTGGCTGCCGTTTCAAACGCCCTGTAATACGCCGACACAAGTCCGGGAAGCCTTGGTTTTCCTGGCTCACGCCGAGCATTGGCCGAAAAATGAAGTGGCCGACGCTTGA
- a CDS encoding lipopolysaccharide kinase InaA family protein: MAVQCAAQTQVASQDRFDYFWNLRGEWVEEPNVRRGGESGVQRVMGSDGQLLYTKRQTGHIYRSALHPFGRPTVLRERDALIGLRLLDVRVPEIVFCGAQRDPVHKWRALLVTKSLDGFEELVHWYKGGGRERHGEAVHDRVLKDLADNLARMHKGRWQHSCLYIKHVFVRVTGEGESAKVEVALIDLEKCRQRFTARRAAAHDLQQLRRHSSFSDTDWKKLVYFYETAFGSAIKGL, from the coding sequence ATGGCAGTGCAATGTGCAGCACAAACGCAAGTTGCTTCTCAGGACCGCTTTGACTACTTCTGGAACCTGCGCGGTGAATGGGTAGAAGAACCCAATGTCCGTCGCGGTGGGGAAAGTGGCGTGCAGCGCGTCATGGGCAGTGATGGACAGCTGCTCTACACCAAGCGTCAAACCGGGCATATCTATCGCAGCGCGTTACATCCCTTCGGTCGGCCGACGGTGTTGCGCGAGCGTGATGCGCTCATTGGCCTGCGGCTGCTCGATGTTCGGGTTCCGGAAATCGTTTTTTGCGGGGCACAGCGCGATCCCGTGCATAAGTGGCGCGCATTACTGGTTACCAAGTCCCTGGATGGCTTCGAGGAACTCGTTCACTGGTACAAAGGTGGCGGTCGCGAGCGTCATGGTGAGGCGGTGCATGATCGCGTATTGAAGGATCTGGCCGACAACCTGGCCCGCATGCACAAGGGCCGTTGGCAGCACAGCTGCCTCTACATCAAGCACGTATTCGTGCGGGTCACCGGTGAAGGCGAGTCCGCAAAGGTCGAGGTGGCATTGATCGATCTGGAGAAATGTCGACAGCGTTTTACCGCCCGTCGTGCAGCGGCCCATGACCTGCAGCAATTGCGCCGCCACTCGTCGTTCAGCGATACAGACTGGAAAAAACTCGTCTATTTTTATGAGACGGCGTTTGGCAGCGCTATCAAAGGCTTATAA
- a CDS encoding multidrug efflux RND transporter permease subunit, protein MAFTDPFIRRPVLATVVSLLIVLLGFQAWSKLPLRQYPQMENALITVTTSYPGANAETIQGYITQPMQQSLASAEGIDYMTSVSRQNFSVISIYARVGSNSDRLFTELLAKANEVKNQLPQDAEDPVLSKEAADASALMYISFFSDELSNPQITDYLSRVIQPKLATLPGMAEAEILGNQVFAMRLWLDPVKLAGFGLSASDVTNAVRQYNFLSAAGEVKGEYVVTSINANTELKSAEAFGAIPLKVEGDSRVLLRDVARVEMGAENYNTISSFGGTPSVYIGIKATPGANPLDVIKEVRKIMPDLEAQLPPNLKGEIAYDATLFIQASIDEVVKTLFEAVLIVIVVVFLFLGALRSVVIPVVTIPLSMIGVMFFMQMMGYSINLLTLLAMVLAIGLVVDDAIVVVENIHRHIEEGKTPLDAAIEGAREIAMPVVSMTITLAAVYAPIGFLTGLTGALFKEFALTLAGAVVISGVVALTLSPMMCAMLLRHDENPTGLAHRLDVIFEGLKRRYQSLLHGTLNTRPVVLVFAVIVLCLIPVLLKFTQSELAPDEDQGVIFMMANAPQPTNLDYLNTYTDEFLAIFKEFPEYYSSFQINGFNGVQSGIGGFLLKPWNERSRTQMQILPEVQGKLASISGLQIFGFNLPSLPGTGEGLPFQFVINSANSYESLLEVMDRVKKRAMESGKFAFVDVDLAFDKPEVVVDIDRAKAAQMGVSMQDLGGTLATLLGEAEINRFTIEGRSYKVIAQVERPFRDNPDWLNHYYVKNTKGELLPLSTLITVTDRARPRQLNQFQQLNSAILSGVPLVSMGEALDTVRQIAREEAPAGYAVDYAGASRQYVQEGSALWVTFALALAIIFLVLAAQFESFRDPLVILVTVPLSICGALIPLFLGWSSMNIYTQVGLVTLIGLISKHGILIVQFANQLRKEKGLSPREAVEEAAAIRLRPVLMTTAAMVFGMVPLIIATGAGAVSRFDIGTVIATGMSIGTLFTLFVLPCIYTLLAKPYKPEEHP, encoded by the coding sequence ATGGCTTTTACCGACCCGTTCATCCGCCGCCCGGTGCTCGCCACCGTGGTCAGCCTGTTGATTGTGCTGCTGGGCTTCCAGGCCTGGAGCAAGTTGCCGCTGCGCCAATACCCGCAAATGGAAAACGCCCTGATCACGGTGACCACCTCTTACCCCGGGGCCAACGCCGAAACCATCCAGGGCTACATCACCCAACCAATGCAGCAGAGCCTAGCCAGTGCCGAGGGCATCGACTACATGACCTCGGTCAGTCGCCAGAACTTCTCGGTGATCTCGATTTACGCGCGCGTCGGTTCCAACAGCGACCGCTTGTTCACCGAACTGCTGGCCAAGGCCAACGAGGTCAAGAACCAGCTGCCCCAGGACGCCGAAGACCCGGTGCTGAGCAAGGAAGCCGCAGACGCCTCGGCGCTGATGTACATCAGTTTCTTCAGCGACGAGCTGAGCAATCCGCAGATCACCGACTACCTGTCCCGGGTCATCCAGCCGAAACTGGCGACCCTGCCGGGCATGGCCGAAGCCGAGATTCTTGGCAATCAGGTGTTCGCCATGCGCCTGTGGCTGGACCCGGTGAAACTCGCCGGTTTCGGCCTCAGCGCCAGCGATGTGACCAACGCCGTGCGCCAGTACAACTTCCTCTCCGCCGCCGGCGAAGTGAAAGGCGAGTACGTGGTCACCAGCATCAACGCCAACACCGAACTCAAATCCGCCGAGGCCTTTGGCGCGATCCCGCTCAAGGTCGAGGGCGACAGTCGCGTGCTGCTGCGGGACGTGGCGCGGGTCGAGATGGGCGCGGAGAACTACAACACCATCAGCTCTTTCGGCGGCACGCCCTCGGTGTACATCGGTATCAAGGCCACGCCCGGCGCCAACCCGCTGGACGTGATCAAGGAGGTGCGCAAGATCATGCCGGACCTGGAAGCCCAGCTGCCTCCGAACCTGAAAGGTGAAATCGCCTACGACGCTACGCTGTTCATCCAGGCCTCCATCGACGAAGTGGTGAAAACCCTGTTCGAAGCGGTGCTGATCGTGATCGTGGTGGTGTTCCTGTTTCTCGGTGCCCTGCGCTCGGTGGTGATCCCGGTGGTCACCATTCCGCTGTCGATGATCGGCGTAATGTTCTTCATGCAGATGATGGGCTACTCGATCAACCTGCTGACCTTGCTGGCGATGGTATTGGCCATCGGGCTGGTGGTGGACGACGCCATCGTGGTGGTGGAAAACATCCACCGGCACATCGAAGAAGGCAAGACACCGCTGGATGCGGCCATCGAGGGTGCCCGGGAAATCGCCATGCCGGTGGTGTCGATGACCATTACCCTGGCGGCGGTCTATGCGCCGATCGGTTTCCTGACCGGTCTGACGGGGGCGCTGTTCAAGGAGTTCGCCCTGACGCTGGCGGGGGCGGTGGTGATCTCCGGTGTCGTCGCCCTGACGCTGTCGCCGATGATGTGCGCCATGCTGCTGCGCCACGATGAAAACCCTACCGGCCTGGCCCATCGCCTGGACGTGATCTTCGAAGGCCTCAAGCGCCGCTACCAGAGTCTGCTTCATGGCACCCTCAACACCCGGCCGGTGGTGCTGGTGTTCGCGGTGATCGTGCTCTGCCTGATTCCGGTGCTGCTCAAATTCACCCAGTCGGAACTGGCGCCGGACGAAGACCAGGGCGTCATCTTCATGATGGCCAATGCCCCGCAACCGACCAACCTCGACTACCTGAACACCTACACCGACGAGTTCCTCGCGATTTTCAAGGAGTTCCCCGAGTACTACTCCTCGTTCCAGATCAACGGCTTCAACGGCGTGCAATCGGGGATCGGCGGCTTCCTGCTCAAACCCTGGAACGAACGCAGCCGAACCCAAATGCAGATCCTGCCCGAGGTCCAGGGCAAACTGGCAAGCATTTCGGGTTTGCAGATCTTCGGCTTCAATCTGCCTTCCCTGCCGGGCACGGGTGAAGGCTTGCCGTTTCAATTCGTGATCAACTCGGCCAACAGCTATGAATCATTGCTGGAAGTGATGGACCGGGTGAAAAAAAGAGCAATGGAATCCGGCAAGTTCGCTTTTGTCGACGTCGACCTGGCCTTCGACAAACCCGAAGTCGTGGTGGATATCGATCGCGCCAAGGCCGCGCAGATGGGTGTGTCGATGCAGGATCTGGGCGGCACCCTGGCGACGTTGCTGGGTGAGGCGGAGATCAACCGTTTCACCATCGAAGGCCGCAGCTACAAAGTCATTGCTCAGGTGGAACGGCCCTTCCGGGATAACCCCGACTGGCTGAACCATTATTACGTGAAGAACACCAAAGGCGAATTGCTGCCCCTGTCGACCCTGATCACCGTGACGGACCGGGCGCGACCGCGTCAGTTGAACCAGTTCCAGCAACTCAACTCGGCGATTCTTTCCGGGGTGCCGCTGGTCAGCATGGGTGAAGCCCTCGACACGGTGCGCCAGATCGCTCGGGAAGAAGCGCCGGCGGGTTATGCCGTCGACTATGCCGGTGCATCACGGCAATACGTTCAGGAAGGCAGCGCGCTGTGGGTCACCTTTGCCCTGGCGCTGGCGATCATCTTTCTGGTGCTGGCGGCCCAGTTCGAAAGCTTCCGCGATCCGCTGGTGATTCTGGTGACCGTGCCGCTGTCGATCTGTGGCGCGCTGATCCCGCTGTTCCTTGGCTGGTCGAGCATGAACATCTATACCCAAGTGGGATTGGTGACGTTGATCGGGCTAATCAGCAAGCACGGGATTCTGATCGTTCAGTTCGCCAACCAGTTACGCAAGGAGAAGGGGCTGTCGCCTCGCGAAGCAGTGGAGGAAGCGGCGGCCATTCGCCTGCGTCCGGTATTGATGACCACGGCGGCGATGGTATTCGGCATGGTGCCGTTGATCATCGCCACGGGCGCGGGTGCCGTCAGCCGGTTCGATATCGGCACGGTGATCGCGACGGGGATGTCGATCGGGACGCTGTTTACGTTGTTCGTGTTGCCGTGCATCTACACGTTGCTGGCCAAGCCCTATAAACCTGAAGAACACCCATAA
- the colR gene encoding two-component system response regulator ColR translates to MRILLVEDNRDILANLADYLGLKGYTVDCAQDGLSGLHLAATEHYDLIVLDIMLPGIDGYTLCKRLREDARRDTPVIMLTARDQLDDRLQGFKSGADDYLIKPFALSELAARIEAVMRRAQGGGRRALQVGDLSYDLDTLEVTREGRLLKLNPVGLKLLAVLMQKSPHVLRREVLEEALWGDDCPDSDSLRSHVHQLRQVIDKPFDKPLLHTVHGVGYRLAEGRDGV, encoded by the coding sequence ATGCGAATTCTATTGGTTGAAGACAACCGCGATATCCTGGCCAATCTGGCCGATTATCTGGGGCTCAAGGGTTACACCGTGGATTGCGCGCAGGACGGTTTGTCGGGCCTGCACCTGGCGGCCACCGAGCATTACGACCTGATCGTGCTCGACATCATGCTGCCTGGCATCGACGGCTATACCCTGTGTAAACGCCTGCGCGAAGACGCCCGCCGCGACACGCCAGTGATCATGCTCACTGCGCGCGATCAACTGGATGACCGTTTGCAGGGCTTCAAATCCGGTGCTGACGACTATCTGATCAAACCCTTTGCACTGTCCGAACTGGCCGCGCGGATCGAGGCGGTCATGCGCCGTGCCCAAGGGGGCGGTCGCCGTGCCTTGCAAGTCGGTGATCTGAGCTACGACCTCGATACTCTGGAAGTCACGCGCGAAGGCCGCCTGCTGAAACTCAACCCGGTGGGCCTGAAGTTGCTGGCCGTGTTGATGCAGAAAAGCCCCCACGTGCTACGCCGCGAGGTTCTCGAAGAGGCCCTGTGGGGCGATGACTGCCCGGACAGCGATAGCCTGCGTAGCCACGTCCATCAACTGCGTCAGGTGATCGACAAACCGTTCGACAAGCCCTTGCTGCACACGGTGCATGGCGTCGGTTATCGCTTGGCCGAGGGCCGTGATGGAGTTTAA